DNA from Flavobacteriales bacterium:
CGCCCTGGCCACCGCCTTCCTCGACCGCGATGCGGAGAAGCCTGCCAGCTGCGCCGCCCTGCCCGATGCCCCTGCACCCTACTTCAAGTGCGCCAACCTCACCGCACTCGAATGCGTGGTGCGCGAATGGGAGGTGGACGCGCCGATGCGCGCGCGCCCCGACCTCGGCCCCGTGGAGGGCATACTGAACCTGAACGGCAGCGATGCCCGCGTGCGCGGCGTGGCGGCCTTCTACGGCGGCGTACCGCTCGATGCCCTTGCGCTTGACTGGATGCAGGGCCCCGACACGCCCTCGGTGTACCTCTATCACCAGACCTGCGATGGCGTGGTGCTCTCCGGCGCAGGCCGGCCGTATGCCACGATCAGCACGCATTGCAACCTGGGCGCCACGCCCTGGCACCATGGCCTTCCGATCATGGTGGGCAGCGCAGGCCTGCAGCAGCTCTTCAGCACGCTGGATGCTCCTCCGCCCCTGCTGGCCGATCTGCAGCCCTGCGATGCCTTCAACCCGGGCCTCGCCCTCTTCGAATGCGCGCGCTACGGCGACAACGGCAGCTACCATTACACCGCCAACCTCCCGCTCCGCGCCGCCAACCTCAGCGGCTGGTGGGCCGCCATCGCCACGGATCCGGACGCCTGCCTGAGCACGGGCCAAGGTGAGCGGTCCGCCTCTCTGCCTCTTGCCTATCCGCAGCCGGCCAGCACGCTGCTCCATGTGCCGGACTGGGCCGGTGAGCCCATCCGCATCCTCGATGCCGCGGGCCGCACCGTGGCCCGCATGCGCGTGCAGGGCGAAGCGGTGGATGTGAGCGGCCTGTCCCCGGGCATCTACCTCCTGCGGCGCGAGCGCGACGGCCTCGCGCTGCGGGCCCTGGTGCACCGCTGAGCGCACCAGCTGGTCGGAGCATCCCCTGCGCTGCGCCGCCCCATTCAGACGAGGGGCTCACGCGCCTTCGTCGCCGGCTTCAGCCCCGTCACCTCCTGGATCTCCCGCTCGTCGAGCGTCTCGCGGTCGAGCAGGGCCTTGGCCAGGGCATCCAGCTGCGCGCGGTGCGCGCTGAGCAGCCGCGTGGCCTCGGCGTGGCATTCGCCGATGATGCGGCGCACCTCCGCATCGATCCGCTGGGCGGTGTGCTCGCTGATGTCCTTGCGCCCCAGCGCGCCGTAGCCGTTGCTGAGGTAGGGGTTCTCGCGCGCGGCCAGCTCCACCATCCCCAGCTCGTCGCTCATGCCCCAGCGGGTCACCATGCGCCGCGCGATGCCGGTGGCCTGCTCGATGTCGTTCTCGGCGCCGGTGGTGCGGTCTCCGTAGACGATCTCCTCGGCCACGCGTCCGCCCAGGATGCCCACGATGCGTGCCTTGAGGAAGCCCTCCGTGTAATTGTAGCGGTCCTCGTCGGCACGCTGGTACGTGACGCCCAGGGCCTGTCCGCGCGGCACGATGCTGACGCGCTTCACGGGGTCCGAGCCGGGCACCAGCAGGCCCAGGACGGCGTGCCCTCCCTCGTGGTAGGCGATGCGCTCGCGGTCGGCGGGGTTGAGCAGGAGCGCCCGTGCCGGGCCCAACAGGACCTTCTCGAGGGCATCCATGAAATCGGCCTGCATCACCTCTTGGCGGTTCCGGCGCGCTGCCAGGAGAGCGGCCTCGTTCACCAGGTTCTTCAAGTCGGCGCCGCTGAGGCCGGGCGTGGCGGCGGATACCTCGGCGAGCACCACATCAGCCGCCAGCGGCACCTTGCGCGTGTGCACCTGCAGGATGGCCTCCCGCCCTCTCTTGTCGGGCAGGTTCACCACCACGCGGCGGTCGAAGCGGCCGGCGCGCAGCAGGGCCTTGTCCAGGATGTCCGGCTGGTTGGTGGCAGCCAGCACGATCACGCCGGTGGTGCTGCTGAAGCCGTCCATCTCGGCGAGGATCTGGTTCAGGGTCTGCTCCTGTTCCTGCGCGCCACCGAAGGCGGTGAGGCCGCGCGCCCGGCCGATGGAGTCGATCTCGTCGATGAAGATGATGGACGGCGCGTTCTCGCGGGCCTGCTTGAAGAGGTCGCGCACGCGGGCCGCCCCCACCCCCACGATCATCTCCACGAATTCCGAGCCGCTCATGCTGAAGAAGGGCACGTCGGCCTCGCCCGCCACGGCCCGCGCCAGCAGCGTCTTGCCCGTGCCCGGCGCACCGATCAGCAGCACGCCCTTGGGTGCCGCGCCGCCGAGCCGGGTATACTTCTGCGGGTCCTTCAGGAAGTCCACGATCTCCACCAGCTCGTCCTCCGCATCGTCGATGCCGGCCACGTCCTCGAAGGTCACGCGCTTGTCGGTCTCCTTGTCGAAGCGGCGCGCGCTGCTCTTGCCCAGACCGGTGAGGCCGCCCATGCCCCCTCCCAGCGGGCCCTGGCGCATGCGCCGGAACAGCCAGATATACATGGCGATGATGAGCAGCGCCGGACCGAACATGAACAGGAAGGAGAGGATCGGGTTGGTATCCTCCACGATGGGCTCGGCACTGATCTCCACGCCACGGTCGAGCAGCAGTTCCTCCAAGCGAGTGTCGGCGAAGGCGGGCAGGATGGTGGTGAAGTGCTTCACCTCGGTGGGCTTCCTG
Protein-coding regions in this window:
- a CDS encoding alpha/beta hydrolase fold domain-containing protein, whose translation is MRPGPLLLIAPCILVSPCAIGQDYSTPDQYGFTVESDLVYGIAANYLGVADTLRLDIYKPIGNPDTQRPLVVCAHGGSWLAGCKDEPNGIVQLAQQFVKRGYVVASINYRLGWHKDDYVSDPVAGYPPSLWPEAYRALYAADTLEIMRAIYRGMQDMKGAIRYMKERAPQDSVCVEKVFVAGESAGAFIALATAFLDRDAEKPASCAALPDAPAPYFKCANLTALECVVREWEVDAPMRARPDLGPVEGILNLNGSDARVRGVAAFYGGVPLDALALDWMQGPDTPSVYLYHQTCDGVVLSGAGRPYATISTHCNLGATPWHHGLPIMVGSAGLQQLFSTLDAPPPLLADLQPCDAFNPGLALFECARYGDNGSYHYTANLPLRAANLSGWWAAIATDPDACLSTGQGERSASLPLAYPQPASTLLHVPDWAGEPIRILDAAGRTVARMRVQGEAVDVSGLSPGIYLLRRERDGLALRALVHR
- the ftsH gene encoding ATP-dependent zinc metalloprotease FtsH, with translation MAANTPSPGNARQQPPGRNALPKPPQLPRISWFWFVIILLLNIWFVRSFMKGGAEEPVTVPYTLFKAEVERGNVKEVYGKGESISGTFTAPVTWPQDTTAADVRGRKPTEVKHFTTILPAFADTRLEELLLDRGVEISAEPIVEDTNPILSFLFMFGPALLIIAMYIWLFRRMRQGPLGGGMGGLTGLGKSSARRFDKETDKRVTFEDVAGIDDAEDELVEIVDFLKDPQKYTRLGGAAPKGVLLIGAPGTGKTLLARAVAGEADVPFFSMSGSEFVEMIVGVGAARVRDLFKQARENAPSIIFIDEIDSIGRARGLTAFGGAQEQEQTLNQILAEMDGFSSTTGVIVLAATNQPDILDKALLRAGRFDRRVVVNLPDKRGREAILQVHTRKVPLAADVVLAEVSAATPGLSGADLKNLVNEAALLAARRNRQEVMQADFMDALEKVLLGPARALLLNPADRERIAYHEGGHAVLGLLVPGSDPVKRVSIVPRGQALGVTYQRADEDRYNYTEGFLKARIVGILGGRVAEEIVYGDRTTGAENDIEQATGIARRMVTRWGMSDELGMVELAARENPYLSNGYGALGRKDISEHTAQRIDAEVRRIIGECHAEATRLLSAHRAQLDALAKALLDRETLDEREIQEVTGLKPATKAREPLV